In Wenyingzhuangia fucanilytica, the following are encoded in one genomic region:
- a CDS encoding TIGR01777 family oxidoreductase produces MKVLITGGTGLVGGSLSEVLLAQNMEVIIMSRSIKKSETKGLSYAHWDIDKETIETDAVCSADHIIHLAGANIGDKRWTSKQKEIMIDSRVKTANLLFKTLKENNHKVKTFISASGADCYGLETTDKYYQETDSFGNDFLAKVCKKWEAAANQFSDLGIRTVCLRTGVVFASHNSALQKMAFPIQLGFGSAIGSGEQIMSIIHLKDLCNMYIYALNNLELQGSYNAVAVNNTNKEVTKKIASVLRKPLFMPKVPAFMLKLIFGEMATILLKGSAVDNAKIKSTGFKFSYPTLQEILNEVF; encoded by the coding sequence ATGAAAGTTTTAATTACAGGAGGTACAGGTTTGGTTGGTGGTTCTTTATCTGAGGTGTTGTTGGCTCAAAATATGGAGGTAATTATTATGTCTCGTTCCATAAAAAAATCTGAAACAAAAGGATTGAGTTATGCGCATTGGGATATTGATAAAGAAACCATAGAGACTGATGCTGTTTGTAGTGCAGATCATATTATTCACTTAGCTGGTGCTAATATTGGAGATAAAAGATGGACATCTAAGCAAAAAGAGATTATGATTGATAGCAGGGTAAAAACAGCCAATTTATTGTTTAAAACCTTAAAAGAAAACAATCATAAAGTAAAGACTTTTATATCTGCATCTGGAGCAGATTGTTACGGATTAGAAACTACGGATAAATATTATCAAGAAACAGATTCTTTTGGAAATGATTTTTTAGCTAAAGTTTGTAAAAAATGGGAAGCAGCGGCAAATCAATTTTCAGATTTGGGAATTAGAACAGTTTGTTTAAGAACCGGAGTGGTGTTTGCAAGTCATAATTCAGCATTACAAAAAATGGCTTTTCCAATACAATTAGGTTTTGGTTCTGCTATTGGCTCTGGGGAACAAATCATGTCAATTATTCATCTAAAAGATTTGTGTAACATGTATATATATGCTCTTAACAATTTAGAATTACAAGGAAGTTATAATGCTGTTGCAGTTAACAATACAAACAAAGAAGTAACAAAAAAAATAGCAAGCGTTTTAAGAAAGCCTCTTTTTATGCCAAAAGTTCCTGCTTTTATGTTAAAATTAATTTTTGGAGAAATGGCAACAATACTATTAAAAGGAAGTGCTGTTGATAATGCTAAAATAAAATCAACAGGATTTAAGTTTTCTTATCCAACGTTACAAGAAATATTAAATGAAGTGTTTTAA
- a CDS encoding S66 peptidase family protein, with protein sequence MNSQNITFTQPDYLKQGDTILIVAPAGIVKQPLAIEKAKETFENWGYTVIIGDAVFNEHYHFAGTDTQRLQDMQWALDHPTAKAIWCARGGYGSVRIIDDLNFNNFAKNPKWLIGYSDITVFHNKLHNLGFQSIHAPMPINFKESYPAIEESMEQLNNIIKGNLPTYHIQSNEFNQTGNCSGVVIGGNLTILENMIGTSTCFSTKDKILFIEEIGEYKYHIDRLLRALDRKGYFKDCAGLILGDFTDTKKNYPEFGQSIEEIVLSIVKKYNFPVLFDFPAGHEDKNLGLIFGHEINMTVKEKTSTVEFTK encoded by the coding sequence ATGAACAGTCAAAACATCACTTTTACCCAACCCGATTATTTAAAACAGGGAGATACTATTTTAATTGTGGCTCCTGCTGGAATTGTAAAACAACCTTTGGCTATAGAAAAAGCGAAAGAAACTTTTGAAAATTGGGGATATACCGTAATTATTGGCGATGCTGTTTTTAATGAGCATTATCATTTTGCTGGTACAGATACTCAGCGTTTACAAGACATGCAATGGGCTTTAGATCATCCAACAGCCAAAGCTATTTGGTGTGCTCGTGGCGGATATGGATCGGTAAGAATTATTGATGATTTAAATTTTAACAATTTTGCTAAAAACCCTAAATGGCTTATTGGTTATTCTGATATTACTGTGTTTCACAATAAGTTACACAACTTAGGATTTCAAAGTATTCATGCTCCTATGCCTATCAATTTTAAAGAGTCTTATCCGGCCATTGAGGAAAGTATGGAACAATTAAACAATATTATTAAAGGCAACTTACCTACTTATCATATTCAATCTAACGAATTCAATCAAACAGGGAACTGTTCTGGAGTTGTTATTGGTGGAAATTTAACCATCTTAGAAAATATGATTGGTACTAGTACTTGTTTTTCTACAAAAGATAAAATCTTGTTTATAGAAGAAATTGGAGAGTACAAATATCATATTGATAGACTGCTAAGAGCTTTAGACAGAAAAGGATATTTTAAAGATTGTGCAGGACTTATTTTAGGAGATTTTACCGATACTAAAAAAAACTATCCTGAATTTGGACAAAGCATAGAAGAAATTGTACTTAGCATTGTTAAAAAATACAACTTTCCTGTTTTGTTTGATTTTCCTGCAGGTCACGAAGACAAAAACTTAGGACTTATTTTTGGACACGAAATAAACATGACTGTTAAAGAAAAAACCTCAACAGTAGAGTTCACTAAATAA
- a CDS encoding T9SS type A sorting domain-containing protein: MKKRLHYLTVLSFLFFGKIVFAQEGINEPFIVVGDWSVNDNPNGTSNISGGLLDVTMGDQGTSGKYRADLNFLAGTNYTINKEADKLIAIKFIGDKPSTGVLKLELYNLTAGAWINRGGGRYTPAGSVVTTSGDNIYYFDVTPDTNYTTGDIEVNKINFTIADATVPTNYTVDWVASFTNVADIEAYKDTDDDASMSLKGGLLNSVFKVYPNPSTENIFNISLNNKYSKSEAVVKVYNVIGSLVLNKNAKIVNKTISVNHHLLPGVYFVQIEGNTSKLIVK, from the coding sequence ATGAAGAAAAGATTACATTATTTAACAGTACTAAGTTTTTTGTTTTTTGGTAAAATAGTATTTGCTCAGGAAGGTATTAATGAGCCTTTTATAGTTGTAGGAGATTGGTCTGTAAACGATAATCCAAACGGAACAAGTAATATTTCAGGTGGACTTTTAGATGTTACTATGGGGGATCAAGGAACTTCAGGTAAATACCGTGCAGATCTAAACTTTCTTGCAGGTACTAATTATACAATTAATAAGGAGGCAGATAAACTTATTGCTATTAAATTTATTGGAGATAAACCTTCAACAGGAGTTTTAAAATTAGAATTATATAATTTAACAGCGGGTGCTTGGATAAATAGAGGAGGAGGTAGATATACTCCTGCGGGTTCTGTGGTTACTACTTCAGGAGATAATATTTATTATTTTGATGTTACTCCTGATACAAATTATACTACTGGAGATATTGAAGTGAATAAAATTAACTTTACAATAGCTGATGCTACTGTTCCAACAAATTATACAGTAGATTGGGTTGCTAGTTTTACAAATGTAGCAGATATTGAAGCTTATAAAGATACAGATGATGATGCTTCAATGTCATTAAAAGGCGGGTTGCTAAATTCTGTATTTAAAGTTTATCCTAACCCTTCAACAGAAAATATATTTAATATTAGCTTAAATAATAAATACTCTAAAAGTGAGGCAGTTGTAAAAGTTTATAATGTAATAGGTAGTCTTGTATTAAATAAAAATGCAAAAATAGTTAACAAGACTATTAGTGTTAATCATCATTTATTACCAGGTGTTTATTTTGTACAAATTGAAGGAAATACAAGTAAATTGATTGTAAAATAA
- a CDS encoding mechanosensitive ion channel family protein: MDVNSILETITDKGSEYITLYGFKLVSAIAIWIVGSFIINAMNNAFSKALEKSKTDDSLRPFLKSMLGVLLKVVLVITVLSTLGIEMTSFIAILGAAGLAVGMALSGTLQNFAGGVMILIFKPYKVGDYIEAQGHSGTVKEIQIFNTILKTPDNKTIIIPNGGLSNSSMVNYSTEPTRRVDFTFGIGYGDSIEQAQEVLLNILKNDARIINTPAEPFVQVSALADSSVNFAVRVWVNSADYWGVFFDTNAKVYNEFNKAGINIPFPQMDVHVHKD; the protein is encoded by the coding sequence ATGGATGTAAACAGCATTTTAGAAACAATCACTGATAAAGGATCAGAGTACATTACCTTATATGGGTTTAAATTGGTTTCGGCAATCGCAATATGGATTGTAGGGTCATTTATTATAAATGCAATGAACAATGCATTTTCTAAGGCATTAGAAAAAAGTAAAACAGATGATTCTTTAAGACCTTTCTTAAAAAGTATGTTAGGAGTACTTTTAAAAGTAGTCTTAGTTATTACGGTATTGTCTACTTTAGGAATTGAAATGACTTCTTTTATAGCTATTTTAGGAGCCGCTGGTTTGGCTGTGGGTATGGCTTTATCTGGTACTTTGCAAAATTTTGCTGGTGGAGTAATGATTTTAATTTTTAAGCCTTACAAAGTAGGTGATTATATTGAAGCTCAAGGACACTCTGGAACAGTTAAAGAAATTCAAATTTTTAACACTATTTTAAAAACACCAGACAACAAAACAATTATTATTCCTAATGGTGGTTTATCTAATTCATCTATGGTTAACTATTCTACAGAGCCTACAAGACGTGTAGATTTTACTTTTGGAATTGGATATGGTGATAGTATAGAACAAGCACAAGAAGTTTTATTAAACATCTTAAAAAACGATGCAAGAATTATAAATACTCCTGCTGAACCTTTTGTACAAGTTTCTGCATTGGCAGATAGTTCTGTAAACTTTGCGGTAAGAGTTTGGGTAAATTCTGCTGATTACTGGGGAGTATTTTTTGACACTAACGCTAAAGTATATAACGAATTTAATAAAGCGGGTATTAACATTCCTTTTCCACAAATGGATGTGCATGTTCACAAAGATTAA
- a CDS encoding right-handed parallel beta-helix repeat-containing protein — MNKKTLFYLFTVFSVLYVQAQTIIDFDAVRDLTKPLNTEIQKLINSNPGAIIEFKSSEYDLEKRGLTISKPITLRGLTNNSLTPDLSGKGADNKNILSEFVNCNTILIRSDNVHIESLYFKKDYGPKYNVFFNFLHPTYLDQDLDTNLEYTGISLKNVVIDGGGYAVTTGNGFGGTFENVSVINFNVIGVWFNRRGNVKKHSKVTFTNCTFEPRNDLNSNGAPVFPGSNIEFNDRAISFDGGNTSYPIVWDHSGSTIERCLFKNTGVGASSRGANVVLNNNEFNDTQGKVELVRVEEFSSNFTITNNTFNCNNAQSGIITFDRELQVVSNIEIKNNTILGFYRYFISAYAPSDLTIENNDFTNAHTTTGSAWINLTYYENASEEPIAPRSNPDMPGDFASDNIIIRNNTGLDSSNKGTLTVNVLNNAQGNVFDFPANRTTINSIDAPKQLLENGVYEIINLKTTKKLTPNTGDNFLITDSKLTDVTKWTVTFVPPYSYTIQNVETNEYLELDIPFTESNIIGNPNNLPQLFPFAKNTYAGVVADKVNRLPFWAFRKEGDKYVILPGGNELMSAIAITDSDVVSLVAARQKAPNSDARIPVELKDNAKWSFKPITDNYISWDSSSNIEFNIGETIEQKLSYEIRKSNEVLQSVDFGLVIIDEETNAFIEETALLNPTVGNSSGSITFDYTVPSDVKPSSSLAHGQTYAIRARLITKLNNTGADIIESIQVPVSIFKNITETEITWDSNTNTEFVIGSTTEQTISHAVLASETPVYSQFGLFIVNTSDNSIVSAITPQNFPSTAANIEQRETKTFNFSIPGDVVPSDKLPAGQRYVVRAIIASKDANDVDKYASDLAVVTVVAPNTVTWDTSSFTQFEVDETREQSISYFYHATETLNFIQFGLIVRNATNNSFIREIAPQTIVPVASGVNSGTKTFDFKTPTGIALSSALAANEKYSIRVRMNTTDGGGNEKFTVSFVDATVVAVNSNFVRWETFANKLGVDVETTQEISYRIQDDESIESVQFGLVITTNDNIYLSEPTPTLVGGNTAPNEAFNTEFVYEIPSETTISSDLPANQKYRLRTRVTYKDNTNTTQKLLQFKDVLVVSKDEFLSTPIFSVNQGLSVYVDPTFGALHIKNTKATVFEIYNITGQLVKKARDTKSINVESLKPGIYFLKTNQREVVKFIK, encoded by the coding sequence ATGAATAAAAAAACTCTATTTTATCTGTTCACTGTATTTAGTGTTCTATATGTTCAGGCTCAAACCATCATAGATTTTGATGCTGTTAGAGATTTAACAAAGCCATTAAATACTGAAATACAAAAATTAATTAACAGTAACCCAGGTGCTATTATTGAATTTAAATCATCAGAATATGATTTAGAGAAGAGAGGGTTAACAATATCTAAGCCTATTACACTTAGAGGTTTAACCAACAATAGTCTTACTCCCGATTTGTCTGGAAAAGGAGCAGATAATAAAAATATACTTAGTGAATTTGTTAATTGTAACACTATTTTAATAAGATCAGATAATGTACACATAGAATCATTGTACTTTAAAAAGGATTATGGTCCTAAATACAATGTGTTTTTCAATTTTTTACATCCAACTTATTTAGATCAAGATTTAGACACGAACTTGGAATATACGGGTATAAGTTTAAAAAATGTTGTGATAGATGGTGGAGGTTATGCTGTAACAACTGGTAATGGTTTTGGAGGTACTTTTGAAAACGTTTCTGTAATTAATTTTAATGTTATAGGAGTGTGGTTCAATCGTAGAGGAAACGTTAAAAAACATAGTAAAGTAACTTTTACCAATTGTACTTTTGAGCCTAGAAACGATTTAAATAGCAATGGAGCTCCCGTGTTTCCAGGAAGTAATATCGAATTTAACGACAGAGCAATTTCTTTTGATGGAGGAAACACATCCTATCCTATTGTTTGGGATCATAGCGGATCTACTATTGAGCGCTGTTTGTTTAAAAACACAGGAGTTGGTGCTTCGTCTAGAGGAGCCAATGTGGTTTTAAATAATAATGAATTTAACGATACTCAAGGAAAAGTAGAACTAGTACGTGTAGAAGAATTCTCAAGTAATTTTACAATTACAAACAATACTTTTAATTGTAATAATGCACAAAGTGGAATTATCACTTTTGATAGAGAATTGCAAGTAGTTAGCAATATTGAGATTAAGAACAATACTATTTTAGGTTTTTATAGATATTTTATTTCAGCATACGCTCCAAGTGATTTAACAATAGAAAATAACGATTTTACCAATGCTCATACAACAACTGGTAGTGCGTGGATTAATTTAACGTATTATGAAAATGCATCAGAGGAACCAATAGCTCCAAGAAGTAACCCAGACATGCCTGGAGACTTTGCTTCTGATAATATTATTATTAGAAATAATACAGGGTTAGATTCTTCTAACAAAGGAACTCTTACGGTAAATGTACTTAACAATGCTCAGGGTAATGTTTTTGATTTTCCTGCAAATAGAACTACAATTAATAGTATAGATGCTCCTAAACAATTATTAGAAAACGGAGTTTATGAAATAATTAATTTAAAAACGACTAAAAAACTGACACCAAATACGGGAGACAATTTTTTAATCACGGATAGTAAATTGACAGATGTTACCAAGTGGACAGTTACTTTTGTACCTCCGTATAGTTATACTATTCAAAATGTAGAAACAAACGAATATTTAGAGTTAGATATTCCGTTTACAGAAAGTAACATTATAGGAAACCCAAATAACTTACCTCAACTTTTTCCTTTTGCAAAGAATACGTATGCAGGTGTTGTTGCAGATAAGGTTAATAGACTCCCGTTTTGGGCTTTTAGAAAAGAGGGTGATAAGTACGTTATTCTGCCTGGAGGTAATGAATTAATGTCTGCAATTGCAATTACAGATAGTGATGTTGTTTCCTTAGTAGCAGCAAGACAAAAAGCACCAAATAGTGATGCTAGAATTCCTGTAGAGCTTAAAGACAATGCTAAGTGGTCGTTTAAACCGATCACAGATAATTATATTTCTTGGGATTCAAGTTCAAATATAGAATTTAATATAGGGGAAACAATAGAACAAAAACTTAGCTATGAAATACGAAAATCAAATGAAGTATTACAATCGGTAGATTTTGGACTTGTGATTATTGATGAAGAAACCAATGCTTTTATTGAGGAAACAGCTTTGTTAAACCCAACAGTTGGCAACTCTTCGGGCTCTATAACTTTTGATTATACGGTTCCGAGTGATGTAAAACCTTCATCAAGTTTAGCTCATGGTCAAACCTATGCTATACGCGCAAGATTAATAACCAAATTAAATAATACAGGGGCAGATATTATAGAATCTATACAAGTACCTGTATCTATTTTTAAAAATATTACAGAGACAGAAATTACATGGGATTCCAACACTAATACGGAATTTGTAATTGGATCTACAACAGAACAAACCATAAGTCATGCAGTATTGGCTAGTGAAACACCTGTTTATTCTCAATTTGGATTGTTTATAGTAAATACTTCTGACAATAGTATTGTATCAGCAATAACCCCTCAAAATTTTCCTTCTACGGCAGCAAATATTGAACAAAGAGAAACAAAAACTTTTAATTTTTCTATACCTGGAGATGTAGTGCCTTCAGATAAATTACCTGCTGGTCAACGTTATGTAGTTAGAGCTATTATAGCGAGTAAGGATGCGAATGATGTAGATAAATATGCTTCGGACCTTGCTGTAGTTACAGTTGTGGCTCCAAATACAGTAACTTGGGATACTAGTAGTTTTACACAATTTGAAGTTGATGAAACTAGAGAGCAGTCTATTTCTTATTTTTATCATGCTACAGAAACGTTAAACTTTATTCAGTTTGGACTTATTGTTCGTAACGCTACAAATAATTCATTTATTAGAGAAATTGCACCTCAAACAATCGTTCCAGTTGCTTCTGGAGTAAATAGCGGTACTAAAACATTTGATTTTAAAACGCCTACGGGTATTGCATTAAGTAGTGCTTTGGCAGCGAATGAAAAATATTCTATACGTGTTAGAATGAATACTACAGATGGTGGAGGTAATGAAAAATTTACGGTTAGCTTTGTAGATGCAACAGTTGTTGCGGTAAATAGTAATTTTGTAAGATGGGAAACATTTGCAAATAAATTAGGAGTAGATGTAGAAACTACACAGGAAATCTCTTACAGAATTCAAGACGACGAAAGTATTGAGTCTGTTCAGTTTGGACTAGTAATTACCACAAATGATAATATTTATCTTAGTGAGCCAACACCTACTTTAGTAGGAGGCAATACAGCTCCAAATGAAGCCTTTAATACTGAGTTTGTATATGAAATACCATCAGAAACTACAATCTCTAGTGATTTACCTGCAAATCAAAAATACCGATTAAGAACTCGTGTTACTTATAAAGACAATACTAATACAACACAAAAATTATTACAATTCAAAGATGTGTTGGTTGTTAGTAAAGATGAGTTCTTGTCTACACCAATTTTTTCTGTAAACCAAGGATTGTCTGTTTATGTAGACCCTACATTTGGAGCCTTACATATAAAAAATACCAAAGCAACAGTTTTTGAAATTTATAATATTACAGGACAATTAGTTAAAAAAGCAAGAGATACAAAATCAATAAACGTAGAAAGTTTAAAACCAGGTATTTATTTCCTTAAAACAAATCAACGCGAAGTTGTGAAATTTATAAAATAA
- a CDS encoding CvpA family protein: protein MEVIDIVIAVILLFGFVKGLMKGLFVEIASLVALIAGIYGAIHFSFYAKDLLSQYLTWEPKFISLTAFAITFVVIVIVISLAGKVLTKIASLAALGLINKILGGIFGCLKLALIMSVLLGWFERINVMIPFVGEKEIEKSILYTPTKNLASAIFPVLLDKLDDFKEKENKDEKIY, encoded by the coding sequence ATGGAGGTTATTGATATTGTTATTGCAGTGATTTTACTGTTTGGTTTTGTAAAAGGTTTGATGAAAGGACTTTTTGTAGAAATTGCATCATTAGTAGCATTAATTGCTGGAATATATGGGGCTATTCACTTTTCTTTTTATGCCAAAGACCTATTAAGTCAATACCTAACTTGGGAACCTAAATTTATTTCGTTAACCGCATTTGCCATAACTTTTGTTGTTATTGTAATTGTTATTTCATTAGCAGGAAAAGTGCTAACAAAAATAGCTTCTCTAGCTGCTTTAGGATTGATTAATAAAATTTTAGGAGGTATTTTTGGCTGCCTAAAACTAGCTTTAATTATGAGTGTTTTATTGGGTTGGTTTGAAAGAATTAATGTGATGATTCCTTTTGTTGGTGAAAAAGAAATTGAAAAATCTATACTTTACACCCCTACCAAAAATTTAGCTTCTGCCATATTTCCTGTATTGTTAGACAAGCTTGATGATTTTAAAGAAAAAGAAAATAAGGATGAAAAAATCTATTAG
- a CDS encoding NAD(P)H-binding protein, with amino-acid sequence MKKSISILGCGWLGLPLAKAMVKDGFTVKGSTTTTDKCETLLMLNIQPYVLSIDEEIDGNLDHFLQSEILFINVPFRKQKPFLNSYKTLVKAIEKSPIKHVVFISSTAVYADVDGEVTEEENFKVNPAKKDLLLFEDLFKNNKNFNTTIIRFAGLIGGTRNPGNFFKEDKVVQNALTPINLIHLEDCIGIVKTIIHQKKWNTTYNAAATSHPTKANYYTLATKQMGKKPATFIEELTSFKIISNQKLIDELNYTFIYPDLIEALKVFKN; translated from the coding sequence ATGAAAAAATCTATTAGTATTTTAGGTTGTGGATGGTTGGGTTTACCTTTAGCCAAAGCAATGGTAAAAGATGGGTTTACTGTAAAAGGAAGCACCACAACTACCGATAAATGTGAAACATTATTAATGTTAAATATTCAACCCTATGTGCTAAGTATTGATGAAGAAATCGATGGGAATTTAGATCATTTTTTACAATCCGAAATACTTTTTATCAACGTTCCGTTTAGAAAACAAAAGCCGTTTTTAAATAGCTATAAAACTTTGGTAAAAGCCATAGAAAAATCACCCATTAAACACGTTGTTTTTATTAGTTCTACCGCTGTATATGCTGATGTTGATGGAGAGGTTACCGAGGAAGAAAACTTTAAAGTAAATCCTGCAAAAAAAGACTTATTACTTTTTGAAGATTTGTTTAAAAACAACAAAAACTTTAACACTACCATTATCCGTTTTGCTGGGTTAATTGGCGGAACACGTAATCCTGGAAACTTTTTTAAAGAAGATAAAGTAGTACAAAATGCTTTAACCCCTATTAATTTAATTCATTTAGAAGATTGTATAGGAATTGTAAAAACTATTATTCATCAAAAAAAATGGAACACAACCTACAATGCAGCAGCAACTTCGCATCCTACAAAAGCAAATTATTACACACTTGCTACTAAACAAATGGGAAAAAAACCTGCCACTTTTATAGAAGAATTAACCTCTTTTAAAATAATTTCTAATCAAAAATTAATAGATGAATTAAATTATACATTCATCTACCCTGATTTAATAGAAGCATTAAAGGTTTTTAAAAATTAG
- a CDS encoding YraN family protein has product MATHNDLGHLGEALATEYLIKQDYTILDKNWRYLKAEIDIIALKNNVLTIIEVKTRSTDFFGNPEEFITKSKIKLLINAADAYVQKRNLDLEVRFDIIAIVKNKHETKIEHIKEAFLAFE; this is encoded by the coding sequence ATGGCTACTCATAACGATTTAGGACATTTAGGCGAAGCTTTGGCTACCGAATACTTAATAAAACAAGACTATACCATTCTTGATAAAAACTGGCGTTATTTAAAGGCAGAGATTGATATTATTGCCCTTAAAAACAACGTTCTTACCATTATAGAAGTAAAAACTAGAAGCACCGATTTTTTTGGAAATCCAGAAGAGTTTATTACCAAATCCAAAATAAAATTATTGATAAACGCAGCAGATGCTTATGTACAAAAAAGAAATTTAGACCTCGAAGTTCGTTTTGATATAATTGCTATTGTTAAAAACAAACATGAAACCAAAATAGAACATATTAAAGAAGCCTTTTTAGCTTTTGAGTAA
- a CDS encoding TlpA family protein disulfide reductase: MKNLTTFILLIAFQFLSAQYTVTGVFTDKVVDIEDVALYRIINGKADYVKYADVKDKVFTFSMDSLPAGNYKALYQNVKTGYVDFIFNNEDVKFSVDSKKGQPSVTYLASRENQLLQAYNYSISQLQYKLDSIQLAYFSKPTTNIAKYQEVKAKVDGAQNYYEDLAKDDYCYGLIKATKRYNAPMPFVLLDEYLDNIITHFFDYIDFQDASLRNSMFIKSRLKDYVFYLHQTDDVVQQNELYINAIKQILAKTSDDVFKEEVLRFFIPEFIKKENNKVLSAIVNIYKELPETIQNNDFLAEVDSKARTIIGVIAPDIKISDTETLYSLKKSHMYLVVFWSSTCSHCVIELPKLKEILNLKNNITVVAVGLEEEDTQEKWSAYVAENIKDWKNVMALGKWDSKEAIDYDVNATPTYFVLNKDKRIIAKPNNFKLLKEILE; the protein is encoded by the coding sequence ATGAAAAATCTTACCACATTTATACTACTGATAGCCTTTCAATTTTTAAGCGCTCAATATACAGTAACAGGTGTTTTTACAGATAAAGTTGTTGATATTGAGGACGTAGCTTTATACAGAATTATTAATGGAAAGGCAGATTATGTAAAGTATGCTGATGTAAAAGATAAAGTGTTTACTTTTTCTATGGACAGTTTGCCTGCGGGTAATTACAAGGCTTTATATCAAAATGTTAAAACAGGTTATGTAGATTTTATTTTTAATAATGAGGATGTAAAATTTAGTGTTGATAGTAAAAAAGGACAGCCATCAGTAACTTATTTAGCTTCTAGAGAAAATCAATTATTACAAGCTTATAATTATAGTATTAGTCAGTTACAATATAAGTTAGATTCTATTCAATTGGCATATTTTAGTAAGCCCACAACCAATATAGCTAAGTATCAAGAAGTAAAAGCTAAGGTTGATGGTGCTCAAAATTATTATGAAGATTTAGCCAAAGATGATTATTGTTATGGACTTATAAAAGCTACAAAAAGGTATAATGCGCCCATGCCTTTTGTTTTGCTAGATGAATATTTAGACAATATTATTACGCACTTTTTTGATTATATAGATTTTCAAGATGCATCACTTAGAAACTCTATGTTTATTAAAAGCAGATTAAAAGATTATGTTTTTTACCTGCATCAAACAGATGATGTAGTGCAACAAAATGAATTGTATATCAATGCAATCAAACAAATTTTGGCAAAAACTTCTGACGATGTGTTTAAAGAAGAAGTTTTACGATTTTTTATTCCAGAGTTTATCAAAAAGGAAAATAATAAAGTACTGTCTGCAATAGTTAACATATATAAAGAATTACCAGAAACTATTCAAAATAACGATTTTTTAGCAGAAGTGGATAGTAAGGCTAGAACTATAATAGGTGTTATTGCTCCTGATATTAAAATATCGGATACAGAAACTTTATACTCTTTAAAAAAGAGCCATATGTATTTGGTTGTGTTTTGGAGTAGTACTTGTTCTCACTGTGTTATAGAACTACCTAAGCTAAAAGAAATTTTAAATCTTAAAAACAATATTACTGTTGTAGCGGTAGGTTTAGAAGAAGAAGATACTCAAGAAAAATGGAGTGCTTATGTGGCTGAAAACATTAAAGATTGGAAAAACGTGATGGCTCTAGGAAAGTGGGATAGCAAAGAAGCTATTGACTATGACGTTAATGCCACACCGACTTATTTTGTGTTGAATAAAGACAAGCGTATTATAGCCAAACCAAACAACTTTAAATTGTTAAAAGAAATATTAGAGTAA
- a CDS encoding NUMOD4 domain-containing protein produces the protein MINGFRKEEWKDVDFDDVIASFEKYKISNYGRVIKCIDGEEKLLKLHDTNGYPTIPLTQEVNRKRTSRYVHKLVAQHFLEKKEDDIYVIHLDYDKYNNHVDNLRWATKREKELHQYANEEYLKSKPKRTYAKLTEGRVRIIKRKLADPNNKTRLRMIAKQFGVSDMQIHRIKTGENWGSVKIDD, from the coding sequence ATGATAAATGGTTTTAGAAAAGAAGAGTGGAAAGATGTTGATTTTGACGATGTAATTGCAAGTTTTGAAAAGTATAAAATTTCTAATTACGGACGTGTAATTAAATGTATTGATGGTGAAGAAAAACTTTTAAAACTTCACGATACTAATGGATACCCTACCATTCCTCTAACCCAAGAAGTAAATAGAAAAAGAACAAGTCGTTACGTACATAAATTAGTTGCACAGCATTTTTTAGAAAAAAAAGAAGATGATATTTATGTAATCCATTTAGATTACGATAAGTATAACAACCACGTAGATAACTTGCGTTGGGCAACTAAAAGAGAAAAAGAATTGCATCAATATGCAAATGAAGAATATCTTAAGTCTAAACCTAAAAGAACTTATGCTAAGTTAACAGAAGGTAGAGTAAGAATTATCAAAAGAAAATTAGCAGATCCTAATAACAAAACCAGATTAAGAATGATTGCCAAACAATTTGGGGTATCAGACATGCAAATTCACCGAATTAAAACAGGTGAAAATTGGGGTTCTGTTAAAATAGATGATTAA